One region of Acidimicrobiia bacterium genomic DNA includes:
- a CDS encoding polyribonucleotide nucleotidyltransferase, producing the protein MPNSNGSGAIRVSGAVNAAGKAMSFETGKLAQLADGAVVVQLGETTLLTTVVTSKPREGIDFFPLTVDVEERMYAAGKIPGSFFRREGRPGEQAVLTCRLTDRPLRPSFPEGFRNEVQVISTILGADLENPHDIASINGASAALMVSGIPFNGPIGAVRIAQVNGEWIAHPTYQEGDESTFEMVVAGRELPDGDVAIMMVEAGGTDATWKLYEGGAPKVTEEVITEGLEASKEWIKASIGLQNQLVKDYVAARGPITPVPFEPSVDYQPDAQAAVEKAAHAGCSDAMKIADKHDRNTTLDEIEKSLLADLVGTADAPGEFAGRAGEVTKAFRSLQKQIVRTRIVDEGVRIDGRGTADLRPISSEVGIIPTSHGDGLFQRGETQVLSVATLGMPRMEQMLDTIGIDDRKRYMHHYNFPPFSTGETGRVGSPKRREIGHGALAERAIVPVLPSAEEWAYTMRVVSDVLASNGSTSMASVCGSTLSLMDGGVPIKAPVAGIAMGLVLHDGKYVTLTDILGTEDAFGDMDFKVAGTREFVTALQLDTKIDGLPADVLSKALTQAKEARLKILDVMADAISEPRSDVRPAAPKIISFEIPMDKIGEVIGPKGKVINTITQETGADVSVSDDGVAGRVSIGSRDGLAVEEAKRRIELILDPPTAELGANYTGRVVNITKFGAFVNVLPGRDGLLHISKLGGGTRIDRVEDVLNLGDEVEVRVDDIDNSGKLSLSLVGAEGEGDGGDAPASGSDGDDRPPRRERTPRPRGDDGDSGGNGESRERTASAVKAPSFEDQWESQAKEEFGDLGPSEAARTGGGGAPRRGGSGGGGGRSRGGRGGRR; encoded by the coding sequence ATGCCCAATTCCAACGGGTCTGGCGCCATCCGAGTTTCCGGCGCAGTCAACGCGGCCGGCAAGGCCATGTCCTTCGAGACGGGCAAGCTCGCCCAGCTGGCCGACGGCGCCGTCGTCGTGCAACTCGGTGAGACCACCCTGCTCACGACGGTCGTCACGTCCAAGCCCCGCGAGGGCATCGACTTCTTCCCGCTGACGGTCGACGTCGAAGAGCGCATGTACGCCGCGGGCAAGATCCCCGGCTCGTTCTTCCGGCGTGAAGGACGCCCGGGCGAGCAGGCCGTGCTCACGTGCCGCCTCACCGACCGGCCGCTGCGCCCCTCGTTCCCCGAGGGGTTCCGCAACGAGGTGCAGGTGATCTCCACGATCCTCGGCGCCGACCTCGAGAACCCGCACGACATCGCGTCCATCAACGGCGCGTCCGCCGCGCTCATGGTGTCGGGCATCCCGTTCAACGGACCGATCGGCGCGGTGCGCATCGCGCAGGTGAACGGCGAGTGGATCGCACACCCCACCTATCAAGAGGGCGACGAGTCCACGTTCGAGATGGTGGTCGCCGGGCGAGAGCTGCCCGACGGCGACGTCGCCATCATGATGGTCGAGGCGGGTGGCACCGACGCCACGTGGAAGCTCTACGAGGGCGGCGCACCCAAGGTCACCGAAGAGGTGATCACCGAGGGTCTCGAAGCGTCGAAGGAGTGGATCAAGGCGTCCATCGGCCTCCAGAACCAGCTCGTGAAGGACTACGTCGCGGCGCGCGGTCCGATCACACCGGTGCCGTTCGAGCCGAGCGTCGACTACCAGCCCGACGCGCAGGCGGCCGTCGAGAAGGCGGCACACGCGGGGTGTTCTGACGCGATGAAGATCGCCGACAAGCACGACCGCAACACGACGCTCGACGAAATCGAGAAGTCGCTCCTCGCCGACCTCGTGGGCACCGCCGACGCGCCGGGCGAGTTCGCCGGTCGCGCGGGCGAGGTGACGAAGGCGTTCCGGTCGCTGCAGAAGCAGATCGTGCGCACCCGCATCGTCGACGAGGGTGTGCGCATCGACGGGCGGGGTACGGCCGACCTCCGGCCGATCTCGTCCGAGGTGGGCATCATTCCGACGTCGCACGGCGACGGGCTCTTCCAACGGGGTGAGACCCAGGTCCTCAGCGTGGCCACGCTCGGGATGCCCCGCATGGAGCAGATGCTCGACACGATCGGTATCGACGACCGCAAGCGCTACATGCACCACTACAACTTCCCTCCGTTCTCCACGGGTGAGACGGGTCGAGTGGGTTCACCGAAGCGCCGCGAGATCGGTCACGGTGCGCTTGCCGAGCGGGCGATCGTGCCGGTGCTCCCGAGCGCCGAAGAGTGGGCGTACACGATGCGCGTCGTCTCCGACGTGCTCGCGTCGAACGGGTCCACGTCGATGGCGTCGGTCTGTGGGTCGACGCTCTCGTTGATGGACGGCGGGGTGCCGATCAAGGCACCGGTCGCCGGCATCGCGATGGGTCTCGTGCTCCACGACGGCAAGTACGTCACGCTCACCGACATCCTCGGCACCGAGGACGCGTTCGGCGACATGGACTTCAAGGTCGCGGGCACGCGTGAATTCGTGACGGCGCTCCAGCTCGACACGAAGATCGACGGCCTCCCGGCCGACGTGCTCTCCAAGGCGCTCACCCAGGCCAAGGAAGCACGGTTGAAGATCCTCGACGTGATGGCCGACGCGATCAGCGAGCCGCGTTCCGACGTGCGCCCGGCGGCACCGAAGATCATCAGCTTCGAGATCCCGATGGACAAGATCGGCGAGGTGATCGGCCCCAAGGGGAAGGTCATCAACACGATCACCCAGGAGACGGGCGCCGACGTGTCGGTCAGCGACGATGGTGTCGCCGGCCGCGTGTCGATCGGCTCGCGAGACGGGCTGGCCGTCGAGGAGGCGAAGCGGCGCATCGAGCTCATCCTCGACCCGCCGACCGCCGAGCTCGGGGCCAACTACACGGGGCGTGTCGTCAACATCACGAAGTTCGGTGCGTTCGTGAACGTCCTTCCGGGGCGTGACGGCCTGCTGCACATCTCGAAGCTCGGTGGCGGGACGCGGATCGACCGCGTGGAAGACGTGCTGAACCTCGGCGACGAGGTCGAGGTGCGCGTCGACGACATCGACAATTCCGGCAAGCTCTCGTTGAGCCTCGTCGGTGCTGAAGGTGAAGGCGACGGAGGCGATGCGCCGGCGAGTGGGTCCGATGGGGATGACCGCCCGCCGCGGCGCGAGCGCACCCCCCGGCCGCGCGGCGACGACGGTGACTCGGGCGGTAACGGTGAGTCCCGCGAGCGCACGGCGTCGGCGGTCAAGGCCCCTTCGTTCGAGGACCAATGGGAATCGCAGGCCAAGGAAGAGTTCGGTGACCTCGGCCCGTCGGAAGCAGCCCGTACGGGCGGTGGCGGTGCACCTCGTCGTGGCGGCAGCGGTGGCGGCGGTGGCCGCAGTCGAGGCGGGCGCGGCGGCCGGCGTTAG
- a CDS encoding pitrilysin family protein, with translation MAGAPANAAILRTRLPSGARVVTESMPSLRSVAVGFWVGTGSRDEPAELAGASHFLEHLLFKGTDARTATEIAESVESVGGDMNAFTTQELTAFYVRVPDECLPLAIEILSDIVWTPALRAEDVDAERQVILEEIRMRDDAPEDLVHDVFADAIFPGHPIGREVIGSPTTINAMGSVDIGTFHQRHYHPSNVVVAAAGNLDHDYVVELVEKGLNGATGDRPPREMYAGEPAPRPLAVLERPTEQAHVVLGMRSLPRADPDRYALTVLNQTLGGGMSSRLFQEVRERRGLAYSVYSFRAAFEETGAFAVSAGTAPERLPELLGVIDAELARVVADGGISDRELDAAKGHLRGSLALSLESSASRMHRLGRSELTMGEVPSLDEVVADVEAVGAEDVARVVERVVATDKRTLAVVGPVDESQLTRHT, from the coding sequence ATGGCTGGAGCGCCCGCGAACGCGGCGATTCTGCGCACGCGTCTTCCTTCGGGAGCGCGAGTCGTGACCGAGTCGATGCCGTCGCTGCGTTCGGTCGCCGTCGGGTTTTGGGTCGGCACCGGTTCGCGTGACGAGCCAGCCGAGCTCGCGGGCGCGAGCCACTTCCTGGAGCACCTGCTGTTCAAGGGAACCGACGCGCGCACGGCAACGGAGATCGCTGAGTCCGTGGAGTCAGTCGGCGGCGACATGAACGCCTTCACGACGCAAGAGCTCACCGCGTTCTATGTGCGGGTTCCCGATGAGTGCCTCCCCCTCGCGATCGAGATCCTCTCCGACATCGTTTGGACACCGGCGCTTCGCGCCGAAGACGTCGATGCCGAGCGGCAGGTGATCCTCGAAGAGATCCGGATGCGCGACGACGCGCCCGAAGATCTGGTCCACGACGTGTTCGCCGATGCCATCTTCCCGGGTCACCCGATCGGTCGCGAGGTCATCGGATCGCCTACCACGATCAACGCGATGGGGTCGGTCGACATCGGTACGTTTCACCAGCGCCACTACCACCCCAGCAACGTGGTGGTCGCGGCCGCGGGCAACCTCGATCACGACTACGTCGTCGAGCTCGTGGAGAAGGGCCTCAACGGCGCGACGGGCGACCGCCCACCGCGCGAGATGTACGCAGGTGAGCCGGCGCCGCGACCGCTCGCCGTTCTCGAACGGCCGACCGAGCAGGCGCACGTCGTGCTCGGCATGCGATCGCTTCCTCGGGCTGACCCCGATCGCTACGCGCTCACGGTGCTGAACCAGACGCTTGGTGGCGGCATGTCGTCGCGGCTGTTCCAGGAAGTGCGGGAGCGACGTGGCCTCGCGTATTCCGTCTACTCCTTTCGCGCCGCCTTCGAGGAGACCGGCGCGTTCGCGGTGTCCGCCGGCACTGCACCCGAACGGCTCCCCGAGCTGCTTGGCGTGATCGACGCCGAGCTCGCGCGGGTGGTCGCCGATGGCGGCATCTCCGACCGCGAGCTCGACGCGGCCAAGGGCCACCTGCGCGGATCGCTGGCCTTGTCGCTCGAGAGCTCGGCGAGCCGGATGCACCGACTGGGCAGGAGCGAGCTGACGATGGGGGAGGTCCCGTCGCTCGACGAGGTGGTCGCCGATGTCGAGGCCGTCGGCGCCGAAGACGTGGCCCGCGTCGTCGAGCGCGTCGTGGCCACCGACAAGCGCACGCTCGCGGTGGTGGGCCCGGTCGACGAATCGCAGCTCACCCGGCACACGTAA
- the dapB gene encoding 4-hydroxy-tetrahydrodipicolinate reductase, translated as MRVGVFGAGGRMGSTVCGAVAADPQLELVAAVDPYHEGIDLHQLGVSDTGLTVARKADAFADAGVDVAVDFTVIDAARENIAWCAEHGVHAVVGTTGFTETEIDDLRMKLLDGAANAVIVPNFAIGAVLMMRFAELAAPYFETAEIIELHHDEKVDAPSGTAMLTAQRMAQASDTWGQDPTEKVVLEGARGGEGPGGIRVHSVRLRGLVAHQEVVLGTTGQSLSIRHDSYERTSFMPGVLLAIRAVRERPGLTVGLDALLGL; from the coding sequence ATCCGCGTGGGTGTGTTCGGTGCCGGTGGGCGCATGGGCTCAACCGTCTGTGGCGCCGTCGCCGCCGACCCCCAGCTGGAGCTGGTGGCCGCGGTCGATCCGTACCACGAGGGCATCGACCTCCATCAGCTCGGAGTGTCCGATACCGGATTGACAGTTGCGCGCAAGGCTGATGCGTTTGCGGACGCGGGCGTCGACGTTGCGGTCGACTTCACGGTCATCGATGCCGCACGCGAGAACATCGCATGGTGCGCCGAGCACGGTGTGCACGCGGTCGTCGGAACCACCGGTTTCACAGAGACGGAGATCGACGATCTACGCATGAAGTTGCTCGACGGCGCAGCCAACGCGGTCATCGTCCCCAACTTCGCGATCGGCGCCGTGCTCATGATGCGATTCGCTGAGCTCGCGGCGCCGTACTTCGAGACGGCAGAGATCATCGAGCTCCACCACGACGAGAAGGTGGACGCGCCGTCGGGCACCGCAATGCTCACGGCGCAGCGCATGGCCCAAGCGTCGGACACGTGGGGACAGGATCCGACCGAGAAGGTCGTGCTCGAAGGTGCGCGAGGCGGTGAGGGTCCTGGAGGGATCCGGGTTCACTCCGTGCGTCTCCGCGGCCTGGTTGCTCACCAAGAGGTTGTGCTCGGCACCACCGGCCAGTCGCTGTCGATTCGCCACGACTCCTACGAGCGCACCTCGTTCATGCCCGGGGTGCTCCTCGCGATCCGCGCGGTGCGCGAGCGTCCGGGCTTGACCGTGGGCCTCGACGCACTGCTCGGCCTCTGA
- a CDS encoding ABC transporter ATP-binding protein codes for MGGENSAPLLAVRNLEVVYGGTITVLRGVSLDVPRGEVVALLGANGAGKTTLLRAVSGLLAVHSGRAERGTIELDGESILGEPTPDIVRRGLAQVMEGRRIFAELSVDENLKAGAFTRHDRDGIRDTYAHVLEMFPVLATRRRDVAGYLSGGEQQMLAMGRALMAKPRLLLLDEPSLGLAPLIQQQIRDIVAAIAAEGVSVLLVEQNAMLALSVASRGYVLESGQVVREGPGQELLEDEEIRAAYLGMGEHGRRSFKDLKTYRRRRRWSA; via the coding sequence GTGGGGGGTGAAAATTCCGCACCGCTTCTGGCGGTGCGGAATCTCGAGGTCGTGTACGGCGGCACGATCACGGTCCTGCGCGGGGTGAGCCTGGACGTTCCCCGAGGAGAGGTCGTCGCGCTGCTGGGAGCGAACGGCGCGGGCAAGACGACGCTCCTGCGCGCGGTGTCAGGGCTCCTTGCGGTGCATTCCGGGCGAGCAGAGCGCGGCACGATCGAGCTCGACGGCGAGTCGATCCTCGGTGAGCCGACGCCCGACATCGTGCGGCGAGGACTCGCGCAGGTGATGGAGGGGCGGCGGATCTTCGCCGAGCTCAGCGTCGACGAGAACCTCAAAGCAGGCGCGTTCACGAGGCACGATCGCGACGGCATCCGCGACACGTACGCGCACGTGCTCGAGATGTTCCCGGTCCTAGCCACGCGCCGGCGTGATGTCGCGGGGTACCTCTCGGGTGGCGAGCAACAGATGCTCGCAATGGGTCGGGCCCTCATGGCCAAGCCGCGCCTGCTGCTCCTCGACGAGCCGTCGCTCGGACTCGCGCCGTTGATCCAGCAGCAGATCCGCGATATCGTCGCGGCGATCGCCGCGGAGGGCGTCAGCGTGCTGCTCGTGGAGCAGAACGCGATGCTCGCGCTCTCCGTTGCCAGCCGCGGCTACGTGCTCGAGAGTGGCCAGGTCGTACGCGAGGGGCCAGGCCAGGAGCTGCTCGAGGACGAGGAGATCCGGGCCGCGTACCTGGGCATGGGGGAGCACGGCCGTCGTTCGTTCAAGGACCTCAAGACGTATCGGCGGCGGCGGCGGTGGTCGGCATGA
- a CDS encoding ABC transporter ATP-binding protein encodes MTGIMHKPRYDGPLLQVSDVSLSFGGVSALRGVNFDVNEGELFAIIGPNGAGKTSIFNCLSGVYRPQIGTIRFQGEELVGERPPAIAQMGMGRTFQNLGLFVNLNVIDNLMLGRHIRMRTGFIAGMLWLGRARNEEVANRRRVEEIMEFLALQEYRYEPVGTLPYGVQKRIELGRALAMDPVLLLLDEPVAGMNLEETEDMARFILEIRRQLDMAMILVEHDMPLVMELAERVLVLDFGEPIALGLPEDVQKDPRVIEAYLGAEA; translated from the coding sequence ATGACGGGCATCATGCACAAGCCGCGCTACGACGGTCCGCTCCTCCAAGTCTCCGACGTCAGCCTGTCGTTCGGCGGGGTCAGCGCGCTCCGAGGTGTGAACTTCGACGTCAACGAAGGTGAGCTCTTCGCGATCATCGGCCCGAACGGCGCGGGCAAGACCTCGATCTTCAACTGTCTCAGCGGGGTCTATCGGCCGCAGATCGGCACCATCCGCTTCCAGGGTGAGGAGCTTGTCGGTGAGCGGCCGCCCGCGATCGCACAGATGGGGATGGGACGCACCTTTCAGAACCTCGGCTTGTTCGTGAACCTCAACGTCATCGACAACCTGATGCTGGGCCGCCACATCAGGATGCGCACCGGCTTCATCGCCGGGATGCTCTGGCTCGGCCGCGCGCGCAATGAAGAGGTCGCGAACCGGCGACGCGTCGAGGAGATCATGGAGTTCCTCGCGCTCCAGGAGTACCGGTACGAGCCCGTCGGAACTCTGCCGTACGGAGTCCAGAAGCGCATCGAGCTCGGTCGCGCGCTCGCGATGGATCCCGTGCTGCTCCTGCTCGACGAGCCGGTCGCAGGCATGAACCTCGAGGAGACCGAGGACATGGCGCGCTTCATCCTGGAGATCCGCCGCCAGCTCGACATGGCGATGATCCTCGTGGAGCACGACATGCCGCTGGTGATGGAGCTGGCGGAGCGCGTCTTGGTGCTCGACTTCGGTGAGCCGATCGCGCTCGGCCTCCCCGAGGACGTGCAGAAGGACCCGCGCGTCATCGAGGCCTATCTGGGGGCCGAAGCGTGA
- a CDS encoding AMP-binding protein: protein MTEPIPAGAEVVAEPTSLPGWLLRQAETRPKAVALRVKELGRWLEISWAEYAGRVASVGRALVHQGVGTGDRVAIVSDNRVEWLLTDLAVQGLGAVSVGLFETSDAAELASLIERAGVTVAIVENEEQFDKLVEVADRVALRHLVIIDPRGIQRLEGPASSFEALEALGNPEAVQLRAGDVRSWQTLVGALDPDAVATIVFTPGTCGDSKGVQLTHANLVSAANAGVDALGLRADDEIVSSLPLCDISERILIVAHAVRAGATVNFGEGGPALVNDLREVQPTVVQGTPRLWERLRGTVETGLRVAGHIKRTATRMAGGDGQSSSGAVANALVMRPLRKRLGLGRTRVALSVGDSAPPELVGWWQSVGVPLRATYALCETAGVATLASAGQEAAGTAGGAVPGVELRIDGAGADGEVLVRGPVVFAGYIDSKSAPAATRDAEGWLHTGDLGALAGDGALTIAGRASDRVSTSTGHNVDPRVIELRLEASPHVRSAIIVGDGRPHLGALLAIDGVVVGDWAAAHGVPYTTYRTLTERPEVRELLSRVVDEANAALVDADQVGCFGLLSQELDVEDGTLTPTLKVRRKAAAERHAELVDAMYGSDRGGQSP, encoded by the coding sequence GTGACGGAGCCGATCCCGGCTGGCGCCGAAGTCGTTGCCGAGCCGACTTCACTGCCTGGGTGGCTCCTGCGCCAGGCCGAGACCCGACCCAAAGCCGTCGCGCTTCGCGTCAAGGAGCTCGGCCGGTGGCTCGAGATCAGTTGGGCGGAGTACGCCGGCCGCGTCGCGAGCGTCGGTCGTGCACTCGTGCACCAAGGCGTGGGGACGGGTGATCGCGTCGCGATTGTCAGCGACAACCGCGTGGAGTGGTTGCTGACCGACCTCGCCGTGCAGGGGCTGGGCGCGGTCAGCGTCGGGTTGTTCGAGACGAGTGACGCAGCAGAGCTCGCTTCGCTGATCGAGCGCGCAGGCGTCACGGTCGCCATTGTCGAGAACGAGGAGCAGTTCGACAAGCTGGTGGAAGTCGCCGACCGCGTCGCGCTCCGCCACCTGGTCATCATCGACCCGCGCGGCATCCAGCGCCTCGAGGGTCCGGCGAGCAGCTTCGAGGCCTTGGAGGCGCTCGGGAACCCCGAGGCCGTGCAGCTGCGGGCGGGCGATGTGCGCTCCTGGCAGACACTCGTGGGCGCGCTCGATCCCGATGCGGTCGCGACCATCGTCTTCACTCCGGGCACCTGTGGCGATTCCAAAGGCGTGCAGCTCACGCACGCCAACCTCGTGAGCGCCGCGAACGCGGGGGTCGACGCACTCGGTCTGCGCGCGGACGACGAGATCGTGTCGTCATTGCCCTTGTGCGACATCTCTGAGCGCATACTCATCGTCGCTCACGCGGTTCGTGCCGGCGCCACCGTCAACTTCGGCGAAGGTGGTCCAGCGCTCGTGAACGACCTGCGCGAGGTGCAGCCCACGGTGGTGCAGGGCACGCCGCGCCTCTGGGAACGCCTGCGCGGAACGGTCGAGACCGGACTCCGGGTCGCGGGGCACATCAAGCGCACTGCGACACGTATGGCCGGCGGCGACGGTCAGTCGTCGAGTGGTGCGGTGGCGAACGCACTCGTGATGCGACCGCTGCGAAAGCGCCTGGGGCTGGGGCGTACGCGCGTGGCGTTGAGCGTCGGCGACTCGGCGCCACCCGAGCTGGTCGGGTGGTGGCAGTCGGTCGGGGTTCCGCTGCGCGCCACCTATGCCCTTTGCGAGACGGCCGGCGTGGCGACCCTCGCGTCAGCTGGGCAAGAAGCCGCAGGAACAGCGGGAGGAGCGGTCCCCGGGGTGGAGCTGCGCATCGATGGAGCGGGTGCTGATGGCGAAGTGCTCGTGCGGGGCCCAGTGGTGTTCGCGGGGTACATCGACAGCAAAAGCGCGCCCGCCGCGACGCGCGACGCCGAGGGTTGGCTGCACACCGGCGACCTGGGAGCTCTCGCGGGAGACGGTGCGCTCACGATCGCAGGGCGCGCGAGTGACCGCGTCTCCACGTCGACAGGTCACAACGTCGACCCGCGTGTCATCGAGCTGCGCCTCGAAGCGTCGCCGCACGTACGGAGCGCGATCATCGTCGGCGACGGCCGACCGCACCTCGGAGCGTTGCTCGCGATCGACGGTGTGGTTGTGGGTGACTGGGCTGCGGCGCATGGTGTGCCGTACACGACGTACCGCACGCTGACCGAGCGACCTGAGGTCCGTGAGCTGCTGAGCCGCGTCGTCGACGAAGCGAATGCGGCACTCGTCGACGCCGACCAAGTTGGATGCTTCGGCCTGTTGTCGCAAGAGCTCGATGTGGAGGACGGCACCCTCACGCCCACGCTCAAGGTGCGGCGTAAGGCCGCGGCCGAGCGGCACGCCGAGCTCGTGGACGCGATGTACGGATCCGATCGGGGAGGCCAGTCGCCGTGA